The following proteins are encoded in a genomic region of Pyrus communis chromosome 11, drPyrComm1.1, whole genome shotgun sequence:
- the LOC137708544 gene encoding ATP synthase subunit epsilon, mitochondrial-like, protein MASNAAAPFWRAAGMTYITYSNICANLVRNCLKEPYKTEAISRERVHFAVSKWAEGKPEKPTVRTDTPEA, encoded by the exons ATGGCGTCGAACGCAGCGGCACCGTTTTGGCGCGCAGCCGGTATGACCTACATCACCTACTCCAACATCTGTGCGAATCTGGTTCGTAATTGCCTCAAGGAGCCTTACAAGACCGAAGCCATTTCCCGCGAGAGGGTCCACTTCGCCGTCTCCAAGTGGGCGGAAGGCAAGCCTGAGAAGCCCA CTGTTCGTACGGATACACCCGAAGCATGA
- the LOC137707752 gene encoding exocyst complex component EXO84B-like produces the protein MASAKMARSRGTPVKENGVKLEEGLNVFKSDKFDSQSYVQSRCSLNEKDIRQLCSYLLDLKRASAEEMRRSVYANYSAFIRTSKEISDLEGELSSIRNLLSTQAALIHGLAEGVNIDSLSKSVPEGSSENGLLSFEDRDPTDLEKWLIEFPDLLDVLLAERRVDEALDALDEGERVAAEAKELKMLDQALLVSLQTSIIERRQKLADQLAEAACQPSTRGGELRAAISALKRLGDGPRAHSLLLNAHFQRYQYNMQSLRPSSTSYGGAYTAALSQLVFSAIAQAASDSSAIFGKEPNYTSELVMWAINQTEAFASLTKRHALASSAAAGGLRAAAECVQIALGHCSLLEARGLALCPVLLKLFRPSVEQALDANLKRIEESTAALAAADDWVLTYAPTATRQPGRPSTTSLGNMTAFQHKLTSSAHRFNFMVQDFFEDVGPLLSMQLGGQTLEGLFQVFNSYVNMLIKALPGSMEEEANFEGSGNKIVSVAENEAQQIALLANASLLAEELLPRAAMKLSPLNQVAYRDDLRRRSSDRQNRHPEQREWKRRLVSSVDRLKDSFCRQHALDLIFTEDGDSHLTADMYINMDANVEEVDWFPSLIFQELFVKLNRMASIAAEMFVGRERFATLLLMRLTETVILWLSEDQSFWDDIEDGPPLGPLGLQQFYLDMKFVILFASQSRYLSRNLNRAINEIISKAMAAFSATGMDPNSVLPEDEWFNEVCQDAIERLSGKPKAVNGDRDLSSPTASVSAQSISSVRSHGSS, from the exons ATGGCTTCGGCGAAGATGGCCCGGTCGAGAGGCACGCCGGTTAAAGAGAACGGCGTCAAGCTTGAGGAAGGCCTCAATGTCTTCAAGTCTGACAAGTTCGATTCCCAGAGCTACGTCCAGTCACGATGCTCCCTCAACGAGAAG GATATAAGACAATTATGTTCATATCTTTTGGACTTGAAAAGAGCTTCCGCAGAGGAAATGCGTAGAAGTGTCTATGCTAACTATTCAGCATTCATTCG CACCTCCAAAGAGATATCAGATTTGGAGGGGGAGCTATCCTCTATCAGAAACCTGCTATCCACTCAAGCTGCCTTGATTCATGGTCTAGCTGAGGGAGTAAACATCGATTCCCTATCGAAATCTGTTCCTGAAGGTTCTAGTGAAAATGGTTTATTAAGTTTTGAAGACAGAGATCCTACAGACCTGGAGAAATGGTTAATAGAATTTCCTGATCTCTTGGATGTTCTATTAGCGGAAAGGAGAGTGGATGAAGCTTTAGATGCCCTAGATGAAGGTGAACGCGTGGCTGCTGAAGCAAAAGAACTGAAGATGTTGGATCAAGCTTTACTCGTGTCTCTGCAGACTTCCATTATTGAACGCAGGCAAAAGTTAGCTGATCAGCTTGCTGAGGCTGCTTGCCAGCCTTCTACGCGCGGTGGTGAACTTCGTGCAGCTATCTCAGCACTGAAAAGGCTTGGGGATGGCCCTCGTGCACACAGTTTGCTGCTCAATGCACATTTCCAAAGATATCAGTATAATATGCAAAGCCTGCGTCCATCAAGCACCTCATATGGAGGAGCTTATACTGCTGCACTCTCACAGTTGGTGTTCTCTGCTATTGCTCAAGCTGCTAGTGATTCGTCAGCGATATTTGGCAAGGAACCAAATTATACTTCTGAGCTTGTGATGTGGGCAATAAACCAAACCGAGGCTTTTGCCTCTCTTACTAAAAGACATGCATTAGCTTCATCAGCTGCTGCTGGGGGGTTAAGAGCTGCTGCAGAGTGTGTTCAAATAGCATTAGGCCATTGTTCCTTGTTGGAAGCTCGTGGTTTGGCACTTTGTCCTGTACTTTTGAAACTCTTTAGGCCTAGTGTTGAACAAGCACTAGACGCTAATTTAAAAAGAATCGAGGAAAGCACTGCTGCCTTAGCTGCTGCTGATGATTGGGTACTTACATATGCTCCAACTGCTACACGGCAACCTGGCAGGCCTTCAACTACATCCCTCGGTAATATGACAGCGTTCCAACATAAGCTTACAAGTAGTGCACATCGGTTCAATTTCATGGTCCAG GATTTCTTTGAGGATGTAGGACCATTGCTCAGTATGCAGTTGGGTGGTCAGACATTGGAGGGTTTGTTCCAAGTATTTAATTCATATGTGAACATGCTCATAAAAGCATTACCGGGTTCAATGGAGGAAGAAGCAAACTTTGAAGGTTCTGGGAATAAAATTGTCAGTGTAGCTGAGAATGAAGCCCAACAGATTGCTTTGCTGGCAAATGCATCCTTATTAGCAGAGGAACTGCTTCCACGCGCAGCCATGAAGCTGTCTCCACTGAATCAGGTTGCTTACAGGGATGATCTACGTAGAAGATCATCAGATAGGCAAAACCGGCATCCTGAGCAAAGGGAGTGGAAGAGGCGGCTTGTCAGCTCAGTTGATAGATTAAAAGATAGTTTCTGTCGTCAGCATGCTCTAGATCTCATTTTTACAGAGGATGGTGATAGCCATCTTACTGCTGATATGTACATAAACATGGATGCGAATGTGGAAGAGGTTGATTGGTTCCCATCCTTAATATTCCAG GAACTTTTTGTAAAACTAAACAGAATGGCCAGTATAGCCGCAGAAATGTTTGTAGGCAGGGAAAGATTTGCTACATTGCTTCTAATGAGACTAACAGAAACTGTCATATTGTGGCTTTCGGAAGACCAGAGCTTTTGGGATGATATTGAGGATGGGCCACCTTTAGGTCCTCTTGGCTTACAACAA TTCTATCTGGATATGAAGTTTGTCATACTCTTTGCTTCTCAAAGTCGTTACCTATCTCGAAATTTGAATCGAGCTATTAACGAAATCATATCTAAAGCCATGGCAGCATTTTCTGCAACTGGCATGGATCCCAATAG TGTGCTTCCGGAAGATGAATGGTTCAATGAAGTCTGTCAAGACGCAATTGAAAGATTAAGTGGAAAACCAAAAGCTGTGAACGGTGATCGGGATCTTAGTAGCCCAACCGCCTCTGTTTCGGCACAGTCAATCTCATCTGTTAGATCTCACGGGAGTTCCTGA
- the LOC137708126 gene encoding receptor-like protein kinase, translating into MKLYPFNFFFFFFFLLFCFSVPIPIVSSLSSDGVALLSLLKHWTVIPSPISSTWNASDSNPCQWVGIQCDKSHNVVALNLTGFGISGQLGPQVGSFRYLQTLALGSNSFSGKIPVGLANCSLLEYLDLSENRFSGEIPEPLFSISSLVYIYLYRNSLNGSIPANVGNLSKLEELYLDDNHLSGALPKSLNNLGNLVYLQVSGNRLNGRIDLGSGDCKNLIFLDLSRNQFSGGLPSSLGNCSNLTEFGAVNSNLTGTIPSSFGQLEKLELLRLPENRLSGKIPPELGKCKSLTGLQLYTNQLEGEIPSELGTLKLQDLELFENRLTGEIPVSIWKIQSLQQILVYNNNLTGELPVEMTELNQLQNISLFNNLFSGVIPQGLGINSSLVQLDFLNNNFTGTIPPNLCHGKRLRVLTLASNRLQGSIPSDVGNCSTLWRLKLEQNNLTGALPEFAKNPNLNYMDISSNEISGAIPSSLQNCGNLTTINLSTNRLTGPIPQELGKLAELRTLVLFQNNLIGSLPPQLSNCTKMDKFDVRSNLLNGSIPSSLRSWTVLSTLILSDNSFTGGIPTFLSEFEKLSELQLGGNLFGGVIPSAIGALQSMFYALNLSNNALTGLIPSELGKLIRLQRLDLSRNNLTGTLKVLGDMSSLTEVNVSDNNFTGPVPETLMNLLSSSPVSFLGNPYICVNYLPSCGSMCAGKNSFKSCNSPPSNQKGLSKVQIAFIALGSSMFVVFVLYGLIYLFLLRKKTKHDFEISALGGPSALLNTVLEATENLNDHYIIGRGAHGTVYKASLAPDKDYAVKKLQFAGHEGRRLSMIREIQTLGLIRHRNLVRLEDFWLRKDHGLILYRYMQNGSLYDVLHEIKPPPTLKWSVRYRIALGTAYGLEYLHYDCDPPIVHRDIKPMNILLDSDMEPHIGDFGIAKLLDHQSSAATSIAVVGTTGYIAPENAFRTAKSVESDVYSYGVVLLELITRKKALDPSFMEQTDIVEWARSVWSSTEQIDQIVDSSLKEELLDSNIMDQVIDALTVAFRCTEKDPKIRPTMRDVIKQLLDADSKVRSIKG; encoded by the exons ATGAAGCTTTACCctttcaatttcttcttcttcttcttcttcttgttattCTGCTTCTCTGTGCCCATACCTATTGTATCTAGTTTGAGCTCTGATGGGGTGGCGCTGTTGTCCCTCCTCAAGCACTGGACTGTAATCCCATCCCCCATATCCTCCACCTGGAATGCCTCTGATTCCAATCCATGCCAATGGGTTGGAATCCAATGTGATAAATCCCACAATGTGGTTGCCTTAAACCTCACTGGGTTTGGAATTTCTGGCCAATTGGGGCCTCAAGTTGGCAGCTTTAGGTATCTGCAGACTCTTGCTCTGGGTTCCAATAGTTTTTCTGGCAAAATCCCAGTTGGGTTGGCCAACTGTAGTTTACTTGAGTACTTGGACTTATCAGAAAATCGATTTTCTGGTGAAATCCCTGAACCCTTGTTTTCGATTTCCAGCTTGGTTTATATATATCTGTATAGGAATAGTTTGAATGGTTCCATCCCTGCAAATGTTGGGAATTTGAGTAAATTGGAGGAATTGTATTTGGATGACAACCATTTGAGTGGAGCCCTGCCTAAGAGTCTGAACAATCTTGGGAACCTAGTGTATCTTCAAGTTAGTGGTAATCGTCTCAACGGTAGGATTGATTTGGGTTCTGGGGATTGCAAGAATTTGATTTTCTTGGATTTGTCACGCAATCAGTTTAGTGGAGGTCTTCCATCAAGTCTGGGAAATTGTAGTAATTTAACAGAGTTTGGTGCTGTGAATAGCAACTTAACGGGGACTATCCCGTCTTCCTTTGGCCAACTAGAGAAGCTTGAACTTCTGCGCCTTCCTGAGAACCGTTTGTCTGGGAAAATACCTCCCGAACTTGGTAAATGCAAGTCCTTAACAGGACTACAGTTGTATACAAACCAACTTGAGGGAGAAATTCCTAGTGAATTGGGGACGCTGAAATTGCAGGATCTTGAATTGTTTGAGAACAGGTTAACTGGTGAAATCCCAGTTAGCATTTGGAAGATTCAGAGTCTTCAGCAAATCCTTGTGTACAATAATAACCTCACCGGGGAGCTGCCTGTAGAGATGACTGAGCTGAACCAACTGCAGAATATTTCGTTGTTTAACAACCTCTTTTCTGGAGTTATACCTCAAGGTCTGGGGATTAACAGCAGTTTAGTGCAGTTAGATTTTCTGAATAATAACTTCACTGGTACAATCCCTCCAAATCTTTGCCATGGAAAGAGGTTAAGGGTGTTGACTTTGGCTTCCAATCGACTTCAAGGTTCCATACCTTCTGATGTTGGAAACTGCTCTACACTTTGGAGGTTGAAGCTTGAACAGAATAACCTGACCGGAGCTCTCCCGGAATTTGCAAAAAATCCAAACCTCAATTATATGGACATCAGCAGCAATGAGATAAGTGGAGCAATTCCATCAAGCTTGCAAAACTGTGGCAACCTCACAACCATCAATTTGTCCACGAATAGGTTAACTGGACCTATACCGCAGGAGCTGGGGAAGCTTGCAGAGCTTCGTACTTTGGTTCTTTTCCAGAACAATTTGATTGGTTCTCTGCCTCCTCAACTATCGAATTGTACCAAAATGGATAAGTTCGATGTGCGGTCCAATTTGTTGAATGGCTccattccgtcaagtctgagaAGTTGGACAGTTTTATCAACACTGATTTTAAGCGACAACAGCTTTACTGGCGGCATCCCAACTTTCTTGTCAGAGTTCGAAAAGCTTTCAGAGCTacaacttggtggaaatctatTCGGAGGTGTGATTCCATCAGCAATTGGAGCATTGCAGAGTATGTTTTATGCATTAAATCTTAGCAACAATGCATTGACAGGTCTGATTCCTTCAGAGCTAGGGAAACTGATAAGGCTCCAACGACTAGATCTTTCTCGTAACAATTTGACAGGGACTTTAAAAGTTCTCGGCGATATGAGTTCACTAACTGAGGTTAACGTTTCAGACAACAACTTCACAGGTCCAGTACCAGAGACATTGATGAACCTGTTGAGCTCATCCCCAGTGTCATTTTTGGGCAATCCCTACATATGTGTCAATTACCTTCCATCATGTGGCTCAATGTGCGCAGGAAAGAACAGTTTTAAATCTTGCAACAGTCCACCAAGCAACCAGAAAGGCCTTAGTAAAGTGCAAATTGCATTTATAGCTCTAGGATCTTCgatgtttgttgtttttgtgcTTTATGGGCTGATTTATCTGTTCCTCTTGCGCAAAAAGACCAAGCACGACTTTGAGATCTCTGCTCTAGGGGGGCCATCTGCCTTGCTCAACACAGTACTGGAGGCTACAGAAAACCTAAATGATCACTATATCATCGGGAGAGGAGCCCATGGAACAGTCTATAAGGCCTCTTTGGCTCCAGACAAAGATTATGCAGTCAAGAAGCTTCAATTTGCAGGGCACGAAGGAAGGCGTTTGAGCATGATTAGAGAAATTCAAACACTTGGGTTGATTAGGCAccggaatctggttagattgGAAGACTTCTGGTTAAGAAAAGACCACGGTTTGATATTGtatcggtacatgcaaaatggGAGCCTTTATGATGTTTTACATGAAATCAAACCCCCGCCAACTCTCAAGTGGAGTGTCCGCTATAGGATAGCGCTTGGAACTGCATATGGGTTGGAATATCTCCATTATGATTGTGATCCCCCTATAGTGCATCGAGACATCAAACCAATGAACATCCTCTTGGACTCTGACATGGAGCCCCATATCGGTGATTTTGGTATTGCGAAACTTTTGGATCATCAGTCTTCTGCAGCAACATCCATCGCAGTTGTGGGTACAACCGGATATATTGCACCAG AAAATGCATTTCGAACAGCAAAGAGCGTGGAATCTGATGTGTACAGTTATGGGGTTGTTTTACTTGAGCTGATAACAAGAAAGAAGGCATTGGATCCATCATTTATGGAGCAAACTGACATTGTAGAATGGGCTAGGTCAGTGTGGAGCAGCACGGAACAAATTGATCAGATCGTCGATTCAAGCCTTAAGGAGGAACTTCTGGATTCAAACATCATGGATCAAGTTATTGACGCTCTTACGGTGGCTTTCAGATGTACTGAGAAAGATCCGAAAATTAGACCCACAATGAGAGATGTGATCAAGCAATTGTTAGATGCAGATTCCAAAGTGAGAAGCATAAAGGGCTAG